The Fictibacillus arsenicus genome contains a region encoding:
- a CDS encoding nucleotidyltransferase domain-containing protein codes for MRISARQAASKFIESYFPNCEIAYLAGSVVRGEETESSDLDIIIIDSTVGESYRQSLTEFGWPIEVFVHNMFTYKNFFKENIDRARPSLPQMCAEGIILRDTGHASRIKNEALQLLKAGPTPWRSNEIEKARYHITDLLNDLEGSINEIEDLFIVSKLADLTHEFVLRVNGHWIGEGKWIIRALKEFNESFADDFAEVFNLYYSSREKAGVIHFVDETIAPYGGRLFEGYSSQAPESAAE; via the coding sequence ATGAGAATCAGCGCAAGACAGGCAGCAAGCAAATTTATAGAATCTTATTTTCCAAACTGTGAAATAGCATATTTGGCTGGCAGTGTCGTCAGAGGAGAAGAAACGGAAAGTTCCGATCTGGATATCATTATTATCGACAGCACTGTTGGAGAATCGTATCGCCAATCTTTGACTGAATTCGGTTGGCCAATAGAAGTATTCGTCCATAATATGTTTACTTACAAAAACTTTTTCAAAGAAAATATTGATAGAGCAAGACCGTCTCTTCCGCAAATGTGTGCAGAAGGCATCATTCTTCGTGATACCGGACATGCTTCCCGTATAAAAAATGAAGCACTTCAACTTTTAAAGGCAGGACCTACACCATGGAGATCTAATGAAATTGAGAAAGCGAGATATCATATAACAGACCTTTTAAATGATTTAGAAGGATCAATCAATGAGATTGAGGATTTGTTTATTGTGTCAAAGCTAGCCGACTTAACGCATGAATTTGTGCTTAGAGTCAACGGTCATTGGATTGGAGAAGGTAAGTGGATCATTAGGGCATTAAAGGAGTTCAATGAATCATTTGCAGATGATTTTGCTGAGGTGTTTAACCTTTACTATAGCAGCCGTGAAAAAGCAGGTGTGATTCATTTTGTTGATGAAACTATCGCTCCATACGGAGGCAGGCTTTTTGAAGGTTATTCTTCACAAGCACCTGAAAGTGCAGCTGAATAG